The Brachionichthys hirsutus isolate HB-005 chromosome 11, CSIRO-AGI_Bhir_v1, whole genome shotgun sequence genome includes a window with the following:
- the foxn1 gene encoding forkhead box protein N1, with protein sequence MTTSQIKEGTEIDFTREGSNAFSMKKRHAADEATSSGSGPGPGPADSECFHLYPQQFSDAPSKAVSFRNDDHCSGSKYALPTQSFQDGTMRSLFPKPIYSYSVLIFMALRNSKTGSLPVSEIYSFMIENFPYFKTAPDGWKNSVRHNLSLNKCFVKVENRNGNSSRKGCLWSLNPAKVEKMQDELHKWRRKDPIAVRRSMARPESLDRLLGDRLDRFRTLPPYSSAALLPGVTPAYSSTSSSGTQDHLQPPRLSLLYPHYAHTKPQPPCYLPTATVHPSTSFAVYSPCGQPNAPGGLNSPTVGNMAPVYSATLQAEYGPGPRSMQDFLLEGDASYDIDTLDPSLTDLQLQGNLWEELREDSLASDSQFASRTTPPRTLEGLHVQVNCLQATPPPVGRLNAE encoded by the exons ATGACCACATCGCAGATTAAAGAGGGCACGGAGATCGACTTCACCCGGGAAGGGAGCAACGCCTTCAGCATGAAGAAGAGGCACGCAGCTGATGAGGCCACCAGTTCAGGGTCtggaccaggaccgggacccGCTGACTCTGAGTGCTTCCATCTGTACCCGCAGCAGTTCAGTGATGCACCTTCGAAGGCC GTGTCATTCAGAAATGATGACCATTGCAGCGGCTCAAAATATGCTCTTCCCACGCAATCATTCCAGGACGGCACCATGCGGTCCCTCTTCCCCAAGCCCATTTACTCATACAG CGTCTTGATCTTCATGGCCCTGAGGAACAGTAAAACGGGAAGCCTGCCTGTCAGTGAGATCTACAGCTTCATGATTGAAAACTTCCCCTATTTCAAG ACAGCTCCTGATGGATGGAAGAACTCTGTGCGTCACAACCTCTCCCTGAACAAGTGCTTTGTGAAGGTGGAGAACAGAAATGGAAACTCTTCCCGTAAAGGTTGCTTGTGGTCGCTCAATCCAGCCAAGGTGGAGAAAATGCAGGATGAGCTGCACAAATGGCGCCGCAAGGATCCCATCGCTGTCCGCAGGAGTATGGCAAGGCCAG AAAGCCTCGATCGTCTCCTGGGAGACAGACTGGACAGGTTCAGGACTTTGCCACCGTACAGCAGCGCAGCTTTGTTACCCGGAGTCACGCCGGCTTACAGCTCCACCTCGTCTTCTGGCACCCAAGATCACCTTCAACCCCCCCGCCTGTCCCTTCTCTATCCCCACTATGCCCATACTAAACCGCAGCCACCCTGTTACCTTCCCACTGCCACTGTTCATCCCAGCACCTCATTTGCCGTGTACTCACCCTGTGGACAGCCAAATGCCCCTGGAGGCCTGAACTCACCCACAGTGGGAAATATGGCGCCTGTGTACAGTGCCACCCTGCAGGCGGAGTACGGCCCCGGCCCCAGGAGCATGCAGGACTTCCTGTTGGAGGGAGACGCTAGTTACGACATTGACACACTCGACCCCAGCCTGACCGACCTGCAGCTACAAG GGAACTTATGGGAGGAGTTAAGGGAGGACAGCCTTGCATCTGATTCGCAGTTTGCCTCCAGGACGACGCCCCCTAGGACCCTGGAGGGCCTCCACGTTCAAGTCAATTGCCTGCAGGCCACACCTCCTCCCGTTGGCCGATTAAATGCAGA ATAG